A genomic region of Leptolyngbya sp. FACHB-261 contains the following coding sequences:
- a CDS encoding general stress protein — protein MAVGEHRRAVGVFSSYAQAEQAVRELRTAGFSMDDVSVVARDAERGQRMAGADVTDERGLGNKADEGAGAGATTGGVLGGLAGLLVGIGALAIPGIGPVMTAGALGTALATTAAGAGIGAAAGGLVGALVGLGIPEERAHAYHSRVEQGSYLVMVEGSQNDVNQAEAILRRGGIQDFGVYDSPEGSYRVRSREIDPNTRTKGY, from the coding sequence ATGGCTGTTGGCGAACACAGAAGGGCAGTAGGCGTTTTTTCGAGCTACGCCCAAGCCGAGCAAGCAGTCAGAGAGCTGCGTACAGCTGGCTTCTCAATGGATGATGTTTCTGTGGTTGCTCGTGATGCTGAGCGTGGTCAACGCATGGCAGGCGCTGATGTAACTGATGAGCGTGGTTTAGGTAACAAGGCTGATGAAGGAGCCGGTGCTGGTGCAACTACAGGGGGAGTCCTGGGTGGCCTGGCCGGTCTGCTAGTGGGCATTGGTGCCCTGGCAATTCCTGGTATCGGTCCGGTAATGACTGCAGGAGCGCTGGGCACAGCGTTGGCAACAACTGCTGCGGGTGCAGGTATCGGTGCTGCTGCTGGCGGTTTAGTGGGTGCATTGGTCGGTTTAGGCATTCCCGAAGAACGGGCACATGCCTACCACAGCCGGGTTGAGCAGGGCAGCTACCTGGTGATGGTTGAGGGTAGCCAGAACGACGTGAATCAGGCTGAGGCTATTCTGCGTCGAGGTGGTATTCAGGATTTTGGTGTCTACGATTCCCCAGAGGGCAGCTACCGTGTTCGTAGCCGGGAGATCGATCCCAATACCCGCACCAAAGGGTATTAA